TGAAACAATCGTTAGATCATTCTGCGACAATAGAGATGAGTTATCCGCAAGATCCATTTTCCCAACAATGCGAGAATTTATGTGTTTTGCGGCTGTGTTGGGTTTTCAATATGAGAAAAGAGTTCCCTTTAAACCTAAAGAACAAACGCTAGAAATTGATGGCCGTATTTTTTCCGGCCATCCAACTACAGTTGATCTATTCAATCTTATAGCATTAGTCGAAGAAAAATCTATTGAAATTCTCCGAGAT
The DNA window shown above is from Thermodesulfobacteriota bacterium and carries:
- a CDS encoding DNA phosphorothioation-associated protein 4; the protein is MRGVRRSIKYETIVRSFCDNRDELSARSIFPTMREFMCFAAVLGFQYEKRVPFKPKEQTLEIDGRIFSGHPTTVDLFNLIALVEEKSIEILRDENENEVLIIFEEYANGGFEIIDSWLKRKPDDTIGYQALISALKEEGFLANAIDSEQVLSEVPF